One genomic region from Parerythrobacter aestuarii encodes:
- a CDS encoding zinc ribbon domain-containing protein, with protein MANFCAQCGDKLQPGAKFCAGCGTPIDGVANPIPNPDRPATNPAAATEPASSHTPVIIILIVAAAVLVSAAAWWMFAAGASEDDAEAADEEIAEVATEEDPDADRPQEWFDNYTDTFLSADLTRLTSGEARKRSFPTAKGGEILETLDMGRAVTGRWVEGADPETRWLKTNDGGYIWEGNLASMETITTAGMQGMLAEQGLPLLRSSLNPAPLYGSQMDDWESDVCDIYRSRNGLVDVMVEDGKATSFTTESSKLKTARGIAVGASEAELKKAYGAKLKSEQNPYDGTDYFVWDSANRGIKFHVTSDGKIDFISSGTKSIQYVEGCL; from the coding sequence ATGGCCAATTTCTGCGCTCAATGCGGGGACAAGCTCCAGCCGGGAGCCAAGTTCTGTGCCGGCTGCGGTACCCCCATAGATGGTGTTGCTAACCCGATCCCAAACCCCGACCGGCCGGCGACCAATCCCGCTGCAGCCACCGAGCCGGCTTCGAGCCATACACCCGTCATCATCATTCTCATCGTCGCTGCCGCAGTGCTGGTGAGCGCGGCGGCGTGGTGGATGTTCGCCGCGGGCGCGAGCGAGGACGATGCCGAGGCAGCCGATGAAGAAATTGCCGAAGTAGCGACTGAGGAAGACCCCGATGCGGACCGTCCGCAAGAGTGGTTCGACAACTACACCGACACCTTCCTTTCCGCCGATCTCACCCGCCTGACATCCGGCGAAGCGCGCAAGCGCAGCTTCCCCACGGCCAAGGGTGGCGAAATCCTCGAGACGCTCGACATGGGTCGTGCGGTCACCGGGCGCTGGGTCGAGGGGGCTGATCCCGAGACCCGCTGGCTCAAGACCAATGACGGCGGTTACATCTGGGAAGGCAACCTTGCCAGCATGGAAACCATCACGACCGCAGGGATGCAGGGCATGCTGGCCGAACAAGGCCTGCCGCTCCTGCGCTCCAGCCTCAATCCCGCGCCGCTCTATGGCTCGCAGATGGACGATTGGGAAAGCGATGTGTGCGACATCTACCGCTCCAGGAACGGGCTGGTCGACGTGATGGTGGAAGACGGCAAGGCGACGTCCTTCACGACCGAGAGCAGCAAGCTCAAGACCGCCCGCGGCATAGCTGTGGGTGCCAGCGAAGCCGAGCTCAAGAAGGCCTATGGGGCCAAGCTCAAGAGCGAGCAGAACCCCTATGACGGGACCGACTATTTCGTCTGGGACAGCGCCAATCGCGGGATCAAGTTCCACGTCACTTCCGACGGGAAGATCGACTTCATCTCTTCCGGGACCAAGTCGATCCAGTATGTCGAGGGCTGCCTGTAG
- a CDS encoding sigma-54-dependent transcriptional regulator, with the protein MAEDETRLLMLIDDEPAQSRLISALAAREGWRTLVVRDSETAIATLGTRQGMQLSAIILDQWVPGDGACQLIEELKNRRPALPILMLTQSASPLLAVEAMRAGATDYLIKPVAPERLMRALRSATKLEAPKAELQPLTEKMPAVLDFDAMIGTAPAFRTALARAAKAARSHGHVLIEGESGTGKEMLLRAMHAASPRAKAPFRLVNISGIPANSVESALFGHEQGAFPGAFDRQVGALQFCDTGTLMIDEIDRLSADLQERLAQTLEEGIVRPIGARHGFKIDIRLLTASNLPLSDLVEAGHFDSRLLKHIGATHIALPPLRDRAGDIPALSRHFLGRIGEQPGLKHLSLADSALAILSAFDWPGNVRQLQAVLFRAAVFCEGEALTARDFPQLSEIVGDLGDNAGSLPEAVGVMLYTEDGNLRPLDEIEADVIRLAIGHYRGRMTEVARRLGIGRSTLYRKLSDLGIDNAA; encoded by the coding sequence ATGGCAGAAGACGAGACACGCCTGCTGATGCTGATCGATGATGAGCCTGCGCAAAGCAGGCTGATCAGTGCACTCGCCGCACGCGAGGGATGGCGTACGCTCGTGGTCAGGGATTCGGAGACCGCCATTGCTACCCTTGGCACCAGGCAGGGGATGCAGCTGTCGGCCATCATTCTTGACCAGTGGGTGCCCGGCGATGGTGCGTGTCAGCTGATCGAAGAACTCAAGAACCGCCGCCCGGCTTTGCCGATCCTGATGCTGACGCAAAGCGCCAGCCCGTTGCTGGCAGTGGAGGCCATGCGCGCAGGGGCAACCGACTATCTTATCAAACCAGTCGCGCCCGAGCGGCTGATGCGCGCCCTGCGCAGTGCCACCAAGCTCGAGGCACCCAAGGCAGAATTGCAGCCGCTGACCGAGAAAATGCCGGCGGTGCTCGATTTCGACGCCATGATCGGTACGGCTCCGGCGTTCCGCACAGCGCTCGCCCGCGCTGCCAAGGCTGCCCGCAGCCACGGCCATGTGCTGATCGAAGGCGAAAGTGGCACCGGCAAGGAAATGCTGCTGCGCGCGATGCACGCGGCCAGCCCCCGCGCAAAAGCGCCCTTCCGTCTCGTCAATATCAGCGGGATCCCCGCAAACTCCGTCGAGTCCGCGCTGTTCGGTCATGAGCAAGGGGCGTTCCCCGGCGCATTCGACCGCCAGGTCGGCGCATTGCAGTTTTGCGATACCGGGACGCTGATGATCGACGAAATCGACCGGCTGAGTGCAGACCTGCAGGAACGGCTGGCCCAGACACTCGAGGAAGGGATCGTCCGTCCGATCGGCGCGCGGCATGGCTTCAAGATCGATATCCGCTTGCTGACTGCTAGCAATTTGCCGCTTTCCGACCTGGTTGAAGCCGGCCATTTCGACAGTCGGCTGCTCAAGCACATCGGCGCGACGCATATTGCGCTGCCGCCCTTGCGTGACCGCGCCGGCGACATCCCCGCACTCTCTCGCCATTTCCTGGGCCGGATTGGCGAGCAACCAGGTCTCAAGCACCTCTCGTTGGCCGACAGCGCGCTCGCGATCCTGAGTGCTTTCGACTGGCCCGGCAATGTCCGCCAGCTGCAGGCCGTGCTTTTCCGCGCCGCCGTTTTCTGCGAAGGCGAGGCTCTGACCGCGCGGGATTTCCCGCAGCTGTCGGAGATCGTCGGCGACCTTGGCGACAACGCTGGATCGTTGCCCGAAGCGGTCGGTGTCATGCTCTATACCGAAGACGGGAACCTGCGCCCGCTCGACGAGATCGAGGCCGATGTCATCCGGCTAGCCATCGGTCATTATCGAGGCCGCATGACCGAAGTCGCCCGGAGGCTCGGCATCGGACGATCGACACTGTACCGCAAGCTCAGCGACCTCGGCATCGACAACGCGGCCTGA
- a CDS encoding NAD(P) transhydrogenase subunit alpha has translation MRIATLKERATGETRVAITPETVKKFAGLGAVVAVESGAGEHAAISDAAYAEAGAEVGSAEATAKDADIVLGVQAPDVSLLGGVKSGAWVAATFDPFQQRERVGAYAKAGLEALAMEFMPRITRAQSMDVLSSQSNLSGYKAVIAAADQFGRAFPMMMTAAGTVQAAKVFVMGVGVAGLQAIATAKRLGAQVSATDVRPETAEQIRSLGGKPVFAEGLEASGEGGYAAELTDEQKAAQAEMVSGHIAKQDIVITTALIPGRAAPRLVSDPQIATMKPGSVIFDLAVGQGGNVEGSKADEVVEKHGVTIMGFSNTPAHLPADASALFARNHFNFLSAFWDKEAGKPVLDEEIGDAIRLTRGGEVVNERLAG, from the coding sequence TTGCGGATAGCGACCCTGAAAGAGCGCGCGACCGGGGAAACCCGCGTCGCGATTACGCCTGAAACGGTTAAGAAGTTCGCCGGATTGGGCGCCGTCGTGGCAGTGGAAAGCGGAGCTGGCGAACATGCCGCCATCAGCGACGCTGCCTATGCCGAGGCCGGGGCCGAAGTCGGAAGTGCCGAAGCGACGGCAAAGGATGCGGACATCGTGCTGGGCGTGCAGGCACCCGATGTGTCGTTGCTGGGCGGGGTGAAATCGGGAGCCTGGGTGGCTGCCACTTTCGATCCCTTCCAGCAGCGCGAGCGGGTCGGTGCCTACGCCAAGGCCGGGCTTGAAGCGCTGGCGATGGAATTCATGCCGCGTATTACCCGCGCGCAGAGTATGGACGTGCTGTCCAGCCAATCCAACCTCTCCGGCTACAAGGCAGTGATTGCCGCTGCCGACCAGTTCGGTCGGGCCTTCCCGATGATGATGACCGCCGCCGGCACGGTGCAGGCGGCAAAGGTCTTCGTCATGGGCGTGGGCGTGGCCGGTCTGCAGGCAATCGCCACGGCCAAGCGTCTGGGGGCGCAGGTTTCCGCCACCGATGTCCGGCCCGAAACTGCCGAGCAGATCAGGAGCCTGGGCGGCAAGCCCGTGTTCGCGGAAGGGCTCGAAGCCTCGGGCGAGGGCGGGTATGCCGCCGAGCTGACCGACGAGCAGAAGGCAGCGCAGGCAGAAATGGTCTCGGGCCATATCGCCAAGCAGGACATTGTCATCACCACAGCTTTGATTCCGGGACGTGCTGCTCCGAGGCTGGTTTCCGACCCGCAGATCGCAACGATGAAGCCGGGCAGCGTGATCTTCGACCTGGCCGTGGGGCAAGGCGGCAATGTCGAGGGCTCGAAGGCCGATGAGGTAGTGGAAAAGCATGGCGTCACGATCATGGGCTTCTCCAACACGCCTGCGCACCTGCCCGCCGATGCCTCCGCGCTGTTCGCGCGCAACCATTTCAACTTCCTCTCCGCCTTCTGGGACAAGGAAGCGGGCAAGCCGGTGCTCGATGAGGAAATCGGCGACGCGATCCGGCTGACGCGTGGCGGCGAGGTAGTGAACGAGAGGCTGGCTGGGTGA
- a CDS encoding NAD(P) transhydrogenase subunit alpha, which produces MDFISILSIFVLACFVGYYVVWSVTPALHTPLMAVTNAISSVIIVGALIASAEAGSALAKWLGLAGVVLASVNIFGGFAVTERMLAMYKKKEK; this is translated from the coding sequence ATGGACTTCATATCAATCCTGTCGATCTTCGTGCTGGCGTGCTTCGTCGGCTATTACGTGGTGTGGTCGGTTACCCCGGCGCTGCACACGCCATTGATGGCGGTGACCAATGCCATTTCCTCGGTGATTATTGTCGGCGCGCTGATTGCTTCGGCTGAGGCCGGGAGTGCGTTGGCCAAATGGCTCGGCCTGGCCGGCGTGGTGCTGGCGAGCGTCAACATCTTTGGCGGCTTTGCCGTCACGGAGCGCATGCTGGCGATGTACAAGAAGAAGGAGAAGTAA
- a CDS encoding NAD(P)(+) transhydrogenase (Re/Si-specific) subunit beta, giving the protein MDFSLLAAPASAAPLECFADCGETAAAHGGVNPWVALAYLVAGVFFILALRGLSSPATSRAGNRFGMIGMLIAVVTTLMTHDIANIVEIGIAIFVGGAFGLIVARRIAMTAMPELVAAFHSLVGLAAVLVGWAAYLNPGAFGLLVDGGGIGAVSKIEMGLGIAIGAITFSGSVIAFAKLSGKMSGSPIILPARHVINLGTLAAIIVLTALFAMAAPAETMPLIVALTVLSFAIGFLLIIPIGGADMPVVVSMLNSYSGWAAAAMGFTLGNTAMIITGALVGSSGAILSYIMCRAMNRSFISVIAGGFGADGGSGGGEAKEQRPYKQGSAADAAFMLEQAEKVIIIPGYGMAVAQAQHALREMADLLEEKGVEVKYAIHPVAGRMPGHMNVLLAEASVPYENVFELEDINSEFAQADVAFIIGANDVVNPAAKTDKSSPIYGMPVFDVDKAKQVFFIKRSMGGVGYAGVDNDVFYMDQTMMLLADAKKMVEEIVKALD; this is encoded by the coding sequence ATGGACTTCTCGCTTCTAGCCGCGCCTGCGTCTGCCGCACCGCTTGAATGCTTTGCTGACTGTGGCGAAACTGCCGCTGCACATGGTGGCGTAAACCCTTGGGTTGCACTCGCCTACCTCGTTGCGGGCGTGTTCTTCATCTTGGCGCTGCGCGGGCTTTCCAGCCCGGCAACATCGCGCGCGGGCAATCGCTTTGGCATGATCGGCATGCTGATCGCGGTCGTGACCACTCTCATGACGCACGACATCGCCAACATCGTTGAGATCGGCATCGCGATCTTCGTAGGTGGCGCATTCGGGCTAATTGTCGCCCGCCGTATCGCCATGACGGCCATGCCTGAACTGGTTGCGGCCTTTCACTCGCTGGTCGGTCTTGCCGCTGTGCTGGTGGGCTGGGCTGCCTATCTCAATCCCGGCGCTTTCGGGCTGCTGGTCGATGGCGGCGGTATTGGCGCGGTCAGCAAGATCGAGATGGGCCTGGGTATCGCCATCGGTGCAATTACGTTCTCCGGCTCCGTGATCGCCTTTGCCAAGCTCTCGGGCAAGATGAGCGGATCGCCGATCATCCTGCCCGCACGGCATGTGATCAACCTCGGCACGCTGGCCGCAATCATCGTCCTGACGGCGCTGTTCGCCATGGCTGCTCCGGCCGAGACCATGCCGCTGATCGTCGCGCTGACCGTGCTCAGCTTCGCCATCGGTTTCCTGCTGATCATCCCCATCGGCGGGGCGGACATGCCGGTGGTGGTCTCGATGCTCAACAGCTACTCCGGCTGGGCGGCAGCGGCGATGGGCTTCACGCTCGGCAACACCGCTATGATCATCACCGGGGCTCTGGTGGGCTCTTCGGGCGCAATCCTCAGCTACATCATGTGCCGGGCCATGAACCGCAGCTTCATCAGCGTGATCGCCGGTGGCTTCGGGGCCGATGGCGGCTCGGGCGGGGGCGAGGCGAAAGAACAGCGGCCTTACAAGCAGGGCAGCGCCGCCGATGCCGCCTTCATGCTCGAACAGGCCGAGAAGGTCATCATCATCCCCGGTTACGGCATGGCGGTGGCGCAGGCGCAGCACGCCTTGCGCGAAATGGCCGATTTGCTCGAAGAGAAGGGCGTCGAGGTCAAATACGCCATCCACCCGGTCGCCGGGCGCATGCCGGGACATATGAACGTGCTGCTGGCTGAGGCTTCCGTGCCGTATGAGAACGTGTTCGAGCTGGAGGACATCAACAGCGAATTCGCGCAGGCCGATGTTGCCTTCATCATCGGTGCCAACGATGTGGTCAATCCGGCGGCCAAGACCGACAAGAGCTCACCGATCTACGGCATGCCCGTGTTCGATGTCGACAAGGCCAAGCAGGTGTTCTTCATCAAGCGCAGCATGGGCGGTGTCGGCTATGCCGGTGTCGACAACGACGTGTTCTATATGGACCAGACCATGATGCTCCTCGCCGACGCCAAGAAGATGGTCGAGGAAATCGTGAAGGCGCTGGACTAG
- a CDS encoding parallel beta-helix domain-containing protein: MTRFLIGAAALALAAPAWAETITVDPGEGAQERLQEALILAEPGDEIVLGAGRFELTDGISLDVNSVTVRGAGMEATVLDFTGQQDAGEGFLVTSDFVTLRDFAVENPKGDGIKSKGADAIVYHKIRVTWTAGPRRENGAYGIYPVESTGILVDGCEVSGASDAGIYVGQSFKITVQNSIATDNVAGIEIENSRDAIVTNNFVTRNTGGILVFDLPGLPVMGGGNVIVKNNLVVGNTTPNFAPPGNPVAGVRRGTGIMVMANDKVWVNDNILRNNPTAPFMVVTYTQAFDDERYNPYPREIVIAENNVDAGGTDPDFEGGALLAQAFGGALPPILWDGISVDEDTPALLATPEIGAWSMNLTTQGQSIADAKPAPVDLPAYGQPWDFGDIGAPEELAARIAG; the protein is encoded by the coding sequence ATGACACGATTTCTGATTGGTGCCGCCGCGCTGGCATTGGCGGCCCCGGCATGGGCTGAAACGATCACCGTCGACCCGGGTGAGGGTGCGCAGGAGCGTTTGCAGGAAGCGCTGATCCTGGCGGAACCCGGTGACGAGATCGTGCTGGGGGCCGGTCGGTTCGAACTGACCGACGGGATCAGCCTCGATGTGAACAGTGTGACCGTGCGCGGCGCGGGGATGGAAGCGACCGTGCTCGATTTCACCGGTCAGCAGGATGCGGGCGAAGGCTTCCTCGTGACCTCCGATTTCGTCACGCTGCGTGACTTCGCCGTCGAGAACCCCAAGGGCGATGGGATCAAGTCCAAGGGCGCGGACGCCATCGTCTATCACAAGATTCGCGTCACCTGGACTGCCGGTCCGCGCCGCGAAAACGGGGCCTATGGCATCTACCCGGTCGAAAGCACCGGGATCCTCGTCGATGGCTGCGAGGTCTCGGGCGCGTCGGACGCCGGCATATATGTCGGCCAGTCGTTCAAGATTACGGTCCAGAATTCCATCGCGACCGACAATGTCGCCGGGATCGAGATCGAGAACAGCCGCGATGCGATCGTCACCAACAATTTCGTCACCCGCAACACGGGCGGGATCCTGGTGTTCGACCTGCCGGGCCTGCCGGTGATGGGCGGCGGCAATGTGATCGTGAAGAACAACCTCGTGGTCGGTAACACAACGCCCAACTTTGCTCCTCCGGGGAACCCGGTCGCCGGTGTGCGGCGCGGGACCGGGATCATGGTGATGGCCAATGACAAGGTGTGGGTGAACGATAATATCCTGCGCAACAATCCGACCGCACCCTTCATGGTTGTCACCTATACCCAAGCCTTCGATGACGAGCGCTACAATCCCTATCCGCGCGAAATCGTGATTGCGGAGAACAATGTCGATGCTGGCGGAACCGATCCCGATTTCGAAGGCGGGGCGCTGTTGGCCCAGGCCTTTGGTGGGGCGCTCCCGCCTATCCTTTGGGACGGGATCAGCGTGGATGAGGATACGCCCGCGCTGCTGGCTACGCCTGAAATCGGAGCATGGTCGATGAACCTGACGACACAGGGCCAATCGATTGCCGATGCGAAGCCCGCCCCGGTCGACCTGCCCGCCTACGGGCAGCCCTGGGATTTCGGCGACATTGGTGCACCCGAAGAGCTTGCCGCGCGGATTGCCGGATGA
- a CDS encoding SO2930 family diheme c-type cytochrome, with protein MRNGLALLGAAALALAGSMAAQAEIAPPSVSEAAIIDDGMPRSLSEFGFFIDGAGQIPAPGVVPYRLNTPLYSDGATKLRFVYVPYGKVIGIDAGNDHGGLLQFPVGSALIKTFAFGEGKDRQLIETRVLLHRADGWIALPYRWNAEQTEARLAIAGARLEVTTPAGEQISYRIPNKNQCKECHSVAGAVIPIGPKPRNMSAQWLGGMELVVSGADTIPVWEERASADVAALARGYLDVNCAHCHRPGGMASNSGLDLRWEQDNPSRLGVLKRPVAAGRGSGGLEFDIDPGHPERSIIVHRMGSKEAGVAMPELGKATVDAEGVAAVERWIAQLEGS; from the coding sequence ATGAGGAACGGGCTTGCCTTGCTGGGCGCGGCAGCGCTCGCGTTGGCGGGCTCGATGGCAGCTCAGGCGGAAATTGCGCCGCCTTCGGTTTCCGAAGCGGCGATCATCGACGATGGCATGCCGCGCTCGTTGTCGGAGTTCGGCTTCTTCATCGACGGTGCAGGGCAGATCCCTGCACCGGGAGTGGTGCCTTATCGCCTCAACACGCCGCTCTATTCGGACGGCGCGACCAAGCTGCGCTTCGTCTATGTCCCCTATGGCAAGGTGATCGGAATAGATGCCGGGAATGACCATGGTGGGTTGCTGCAATTCCCCGTTGGCAGTGCGCTGATCAAGACCTTTGCCTTTGGCGAAGGCAAGGACCGGCAGCTGATCGAGACTCGTGTCCTCTTGCACCGGGCTGATGGCTGGATCGCGCTGCCTTACAGGTGGAACGCCGAACAGACCGAGGCGCGCCTGGCCATTGCCGGGGCGCGGCTGGAGGTGACCACTCCGGCCGGCGAACAGATCAGTTACCGCATTCCCAACAAGAATCAGTGCAAGGAATGTCACAGCGTTGCCGGGGCGGTGATCCCCATCGGCCCCAAACCCCGCAATATGAGTGCTCAATGGCTGGGCGGGATGGAGCTGGTGGTGAGCGGGGCCGACACCATCCCGGTCTGGGAAGAGCGCGCCTCAGCCGATGTTGCTGCACTTGCTCGCGGCTATCTCGACGTCAATTGTGCGCATTGCCACCGCCCCGGGGGGATGGCTTCCAACAGCGGGCTCGACCTGAGGTGGGAGCAGGACAATCCTTCGCGCCTCGGTGTACTCAAGCGCCCCGTGGCGGCTGGGCGGGGCTCGGGCGGGCTGGAATTCGATATCGATCCGGGCCATCCCGAACGTTCCATCATCGTTCATCGCATGGGGAGCAAGGAAGCAGGAGTTGCCATGCCCGAACTGGGCAAGGCCACCGTCGATGCTGAAGGTGTCGCAGCGGTCGAACGCTGGATCGCGCAATTGGAGGGATCATGA
- a CDS encoding alpha/beta fold hydrolase: MKRLGKVLAVIVALLVIAFVILRTPDTDKAEMRAKYAGEPSQFITLANGQEVHLRDEGPGNGNSDAPVIVLLHGSNADLATWQPWTEALRQDYRVIRFDQIGHGLTGPAIDDDYAGDRFVETVHLVADKLDLDRFVLAGNSMGGSIAMAYALRHPEQLSGLVLVDAGGSPIRREGGGNLAFTIARMPVVGPVMSQMLPRSLVERSLSQSVSNQDIITDAMIDRYWEMARYPGNRAATRARFIQPYRIFDAEQVAQVRVPTLVMWGEDDALIPFEAANWYVRHLPNATLASYRGIGHIPMEEAPERSVSDLRNWLDTVLVPAPAAETAE, from the coding sequence ATGAAACGTCTCGGAAAAGTCCTCGCCGTCATTGTCGCGCTGCTGGTCATCGCCTTCGTCATCCTGCGCACACCTGACACCGACAAAGCCGAGATGCGCGCGAAATACGCTGGTGAACCCTCCCAGTTCATCACGCTTGCCAATGGGCAAGAGGTGCATTTGCGCGACGAAGGACCCGGGAACGGAAACAGCGATGCGCCGGTGATCGTCCTGTTGCATGGTTCGAATGCCGATCTCGCCACTTGGCAGCCCTGGACCGAAGCGCTGCGGCAGGACTATCGAGTCATCCGGTTTGACCAGATCGGTCACGGGCTGACCGGGCCGGCAATCGATGACGACTATGCCGGCGATCGCTTTGTCGAGACAGTCCACCTGGTGGCGGACAAGCTCGACCTCGATCGGTTTGTGCTGGCTGGCAATTCCATGGGCGGAAGCATCGCCATGGCCTATGCCTTGCGCCATCCGGAGCAGCTTTCGGGGCTGGTGCTGGTTGATGCCGGCGGTTCCCCGATCCGGCGCGAAGGGGGTGGAAACCTTGCCTTCACCATCGCCCGCATGCCGGTTGTGGGACCGGTGATGAGCCAGATGCTGCCACGCTCGCTGGTCGAGCGGAGCCTGTCGCAAAGCGTCTCCAACCAGGACATCATCACCGACGCGATGATCGACCGTTATTGGGAAATGGCGCGCTACCCAGGCAACCGTGCGGCAACGCGGGCGCGCTTCATCCAGCCCTATCGCATTTTCGATGCCGAACAGGTGGCGCAGGTGCGAGTGCCGACGCTGGTCATGTGGGGCGAGGACGACGCGTTGATTCCCTTCGAAGCAGCCAATTGGTATGTGCGGCATCTGCCCAACGCGACGCTCGCCAGCTATCGCGGGATCGGCCATATTCCCATGGAAGAAGCACCCGAAAGATCGGTTTCCGACCTGCGCAATTGGCTCGACACAGTGCTTGTCCCCGCACCTGCAGCTGAAACCGCTGAATAA
- a CDS encoding aspartate/glutamate racemase family protein: MRKLGLIGGMTWISTRTYYEQLNRLVQKRLGPRANPPLVIESLEHSAFSGLQSSEDWKRAALQLFECAKRLEQGGAQGLLITSNIMHKVHGEVAEAVDIPVLHIGDCTGERMKGAPVVPAAILGTKSVMTDSFLRRRLVSHGIDLMPPEASHIDQLDRIIAEELKLGKKSREAERMLKTIITWYEQHGAKAIVLACTELELVVDIDANVLPIFDTARIHCEAAVEWICAD; encoded by the coding sequence ATGCGCAAACTTGGGCTGATCGGCGGGATGACTTGGATCAGCACGCGTACCTATTACGAACAACTCAACCGGCTGGTGCAGAAACGCCTCGGGCCAAGAGCCAATCCTCCGCTGGTGATCGAGAGCCTCGAACACTCCGCCTTTTCCGGGCTGCAGAGCAGCGAGGATTGGAAGCGAGCCGCACTGCAGCTGTTCGAATGCGCGAAGCGGCTGGAACAGGGCGGGGCGCAGGGCCTGCTGATAACCTCCAACATCATGCACAAGGTGCACGGAGAAGTCGCTGAAGCGGTCGATATCCCCGTGCTGCACATCGGCGATTGCACCGGCGAACGGATGAAGGGTGCCCCCGTTGTTCCGGCAGCAATCCTCGGAACCAAGTCGGTGATGACAGACAGCTTCCTGCGTCGGCGGCTGGTTTCGCACGGGATCGACCTGATGCCGCCCGAAGCCAGCCATATCGACCAGCTCGACCGGATCATCGCCGAAGAGTTGAAGCTGGGCAAGAAAAGCCGCGAGGCGGAGCGGATGCTGAAAACGATCATCACCTGGTATGAGCAGCATGGAGCCAAGGCGATCGTCCTTGCCTGCACCGAACTGGAGCTGGTGGTCGACATCGATGCCAATGTGCTGCCGATCTTCGACACCGCGCGGATTCACTGCGAGGCAGCGGTAGAGTGGATTTGCGCCGACTGA
- a CDS encoding deoxyguanosinetriphosphate triphosphohydrolase, translated as MSRSPLASDPARSRGREFAHSASETRGPRSAFQRDRDRIIHSIAFRRLKSKTQVFVAPDGDHYRTRLTHSLEVAQIGRVIARALGLDEDLTEALCLAHDIGHPPFGHAGEQALHEANARHGGFDHNAQTLRTLMRLENPYPTHDGLNLSWEVLEGLAKHNGPVTHPHPALAELDRDYPLDLAQWSSLEAQVAAVADDIAYDNHDIDDGLRAGFLELDDLLTVDWVADQWRAVERAYPGADRRRLLRELVRSQIGLMVNDVISHTQRVTEAMETAQDVRDAGRMSGGFSPAMFEQERVLKAFMYDRLYYHRQQVEAGDQARDVISRLYAAYDQQPEMMGGGWADVLPNEEPGRSRHVVDYIAGMTDRYALEQCRQIYGKAPSGLSNV; from the coding sequence ATGTCGCGTTCCCCGCTTGCCTCCGATCCAGCCCGTAGCCGCGGGCGCGAATTTGCCCATTCGGCGAGCGAGACCCGCGGGCCGCGCAGCGCATTCCAGCGTGATCGCGACCGGATCATCCATTCGATCGCGTTTCGTCGCCTCAAGTCCAAGACGCAGGTGTTCGTCGCGCCCGATGGCGACCACTATCGCACCCGACTGACGCATAGCCTGGAAGTGGCGCAAATCGGCCGGGTCATTGCTCGCGCGCTCGGGCTGGACGAAGACCTGACCGAAGCGCTTTGCCTGGCGCATGACATCGGCCACCCGCCCTTCGGGCACGCCGGGGAACAAGCGCTGCACGAAGCCAATGCGCGCCACGGGGGCTTCGATCACAATGCCCAGACGCTGCGCACACTGATGCGGCTGGAGAACCCCTATCCCACGCATGATGGGCTGAACCTCAGCTGGGAGGTGCTGGAAGGACTTGCCAAGCACAATGGCCCTGTCACGCATCCGCATCCTGCGCTAGCAGAGCTCGACCGGGATTATCCGCTCGACCTTGCGCAATGGTCTTCGCTCGAAGCGCAGGTGGCGGCGGTGGCTGACGATATTGCCTATGACAACCACGATATTGACGATGGCCTGCGGGCGGGTTTCCTTGAGCTGGACGACCTGCTGACGGTCGACTGGGTTGCCGATCAGTGGCGCGCGGTGGAACGCGCCTATCCGGGTGCCGACCGCCGACGGCTGCTGCGCGAACTGGTGCGCAGCCAGATCGGGCTGATGGTCAATGACGTGATCAGCCACACCCAGCGCGTGACTGAAGCGATGGAGACTGCACAGGACGTGCGCGATGCCGGGCGCATGAGTGGCGGGTTCTCTCCGGCGATGTTCGAGCAGGAGCGCGTGCTCAAAGCGTTCATGTACGATCGGCTCTACTACCACCGGCAGCAGGTCGAAGCGGGCGACCAGGCGCGCGATGTCATCTCGCGGCTCTATGCCGCCTACGACCAGCAGCCGGAGATGATGGGTGGTGGATGGGCAGATGTGCTGCCCAACGAAGAGCCTGGCCGGTCGCGCCATGTGGTCGATTACATTGCCGGGATGACCGATCGCTACGCGCTGGAGCAATGCCGTCAGATCTATGGCAAGGCCCCAAGCGGGCTCAGCAATGTCTGA